One Anoplopoma fimbria isolate UVic2021 breed Golden Eagle Sablefish chromosome 21, Afim_UVic_2022, whole genome shotgun sequence DNA segment encodes these proteins:
- the LOC129110732 gene encoding copine-3-like: MASGGAPVPMASHCGTKVELTISCENLMDMDVFSKSDPLCALYINTSGSHWYEFGRTEMILNCLNPKFAKKFVIDYYFEMVQRMKFCVYDIDNDTYDLGDDDFLGELECTLAQIVSSRQITRPLLLKNKRPAGQGTITIYAEEITDNRVANIEVSARRLDKKFLWWSDPFLEFYKQTETGWQLAHRTEVVNNNLNPIWRPFCISLRSLCQGDVERPIKVDCYDRHVSGAHDLIGSFKTTLAEMQMGTHVCPAEFECINPKKLKKKNYKNSGVICFKNCQVVKEYSFLDYIMGGCQINFTIAIDFTGSNGDPSSPQSLHYINPEGYNEYLTAIWAVGNVIQDYDSNKMFPVFGFGAQLPPSWQVSHEFPVNFNPQNPFCAGIQGVVEAYQQCLPRLKLWGPTNFSPIINHVACFARQALRQNIASQYFVLLIITDGVITDMDQTRTAIVEASRLPMSIIIVGVGGADFSEMEFLDSDDKLLCSPRGDVASRDIVQFVPFRDFQGNNMALAQSILAELPDQVASFFNSYKLKPPNILSVSDTS; this comes from the exons ATGGCCTCAGGTGGGGCCCCAGTGCCGATGGCCAGCCATTGCGGCACCAAGGTGGAGCTCACCATCTCCTGTGAGAACCTCATGGACATGGACGTCTTCTCCAAGTCTGACCCCCTGTGTGCCTTGTACATCAACACTTCAGGCTCGCATTGGTATGAG TTTGGACGCACAGAGATGATCCTGAACTGCCTGAATCCAAAGTTTGCCAAGAAGTTTGTGATCGATTACTATTTCGAGATGGTGCAGAGGATGAAGTTTTGCGTGTATGATATTGACAATGACACCTATGACCTGGGTGATGATGATTTTCTGGGGGAGCTTGAATGTACCCTGGCCCAG ATTGTTTCTAGCAGGCAGATAACTCGACCTTTGTTGCTGAAGAACAAGAGGCCTGCAGGTCAGGGGACCATCACA atATATGCTGAAGAGATAACAGACAACAGAGTGGCAAACATTGAGGTGTCAGCCCGCAGGCTAGACAAAAAG TTTTTGTGGTGGTCCGACCCTTTCCTGGAATTCTACAAGCAGACAGAAACTGGATGGCAGCTGGCTCACAGGACAGAG GTGGTAAACAACAACTTAAACCCAATATGGAGACCCTTCTGCATCTCATTGCGATCTCTCTGTCAAGGAGATGTGGAGAGACCTATAAAG gTTGATTGTTATGACCGCCATGTCAGCGGAGCCCATGATCTTATTGGGAGCTTTAAAACAACACTGGCTGAGATGCAAATGGGAACACACGTTTGCCCT GCTGAATTTGAGTGCATCAACCCGAAAAAGctaaagaagaaaaactataaaaactcTGGAGTCATTTGCTTCAAGAACTGCCAG GTGGTGAAGGAGTACAGCTTCCTGGATTATATTATGGGGGGTTGTCAAATCAACTTCACT ATTGCCATTGACTTCACAGGCTCTAACGGGGATCCCAGCTCTCCCCAGTCCCTCCACTACATCAACCCTGAAGGCTATAATGAATACCTGACAGCCATCTGGGCAGTGGGTAATGTCATCCAGGACTATGACAG TAACAAGATGTTTCCCGTCTTTGGTTTTGGAGCCCAACTCCCTCCCTCCTGGCAG GTTTCCCATGAGTTTCCTGTCAATTTCAACCCACAAAATCCATTCTGTGCAG gcaTACAGGGTGTGGTGGAGGCCTACCAGCAGTGTCTACCCCGGTTGAAGCTATGGGGTCCCACCAACTTCTCTCCGATTATCAACCATGTAGCCTGCTTCGCCAGACAAGCTCTCCGGCAGAATATAGCCTCA CAATACTTTGTGCTGCTCATCATCACAGATGGAGTGATCACAGACATGGACCAGACACGCACTGCTATCGTGGAGGCCTCTCGTCTGCCCATGTCTATCATTATAGTGGGTGTGGGGGGGGCAGACTTCAGCGAAATGGAGTTCCTTGACAGTGATGACAAGTTGTTGTGTTCGCCCCGAGGTGATGTCGCCTCAAGAGACATCGTCCAGTTTGTGCCCTTCAGAGATTTCCAA GGAAACAACATGGCCCTGGCCCAGAGCATCCTGGCGGAGCTGCCTGATCAAGTGGCCTCCTTCTTCAATTCTTACAAGCTGAAGCCCCCTAATATACTCAGTGTTTCTGACACATCCTAG
- the rmdn1 gene encoding regulator of microtubule dynamics protein 1 — translation MAGIVLRRCVSRTLLSTPGAEGIRIRGTNRYHWTTLRRTATALTSGRAAFLLGLPTLSCLAVEAYHRVQSSTVVYALEKEEVLEQADYLYSCAETEKLYQLLLQYKDSDDAEFLWRLARASRDLSVLPNMEAERKKQLMFEGFEYAKKALEKDEKCFAAHKWYAVCLSDVGEYEGVKVKIGNSYIIREHLERAVELNPKDATSLHILGYWCFAFAELPWYQRKVAAVIFSSPPVSTYEEALEFFLKAEEVDPNFYSKNLLMLGKTYMGMKDTEKALLFLTKAKEYPAHTLEDKEVHREAVDLLKKLG, via the exons ATGGCTGGAATAGTACTTAGGCGTTGTGTGAGCAGAACTTTACTGTCAACACCTGGTGCAGAAGGTATCAGAATCAGAGGGACAAACCGGTACCACTGGACAACTTTAAGAAGGACTGCCACTGCTCTGACT AGTGGAAGAGCTGCGTTCCTCCTGGGGCTCCCCACACTATCCTGTCTGGCTGTTGAAGCTTATCACAGAGTGCAGAGTTCAACGGTGGTCTACGCTTTAGAAAAAG AGGAGGTTTTGGAGCAGGCTGACTACCTGTACAGCtgtgcagagacagagaagctgtaccagctgctgctgcagtacaAGGACAG TGATGATGCAGAGTTCCTGTGGAGGCTGGCGCGGGCATCTCGTGATCTTTCCGTCCTGCCAAACATGGAGGCCGAACGGAAGAAGCAGTTGATGTTTGAGGGTTTCGAATATGCAAAGAAGGCCCTGGAGAAGGATGAGAAGTGTTTTGCAGCACACAAA TGGTACGCGGTGTGTCTCAGCGATGTTGGAGAATACGAGGGAGTCAAGGTGAAAATAGGAAATTCATACATCATCAGGGAACATCTAGAG AGAGCCGTTGAACTCAATCCCAAAGATGCCACTTCCTTACATATTTTGGGTTACTg GTGCTTTGCTTTTGCTGAGCTGCCTTGGTACCAACGCAAGGTAGCGGCAGTCATTTTTTCTTCCCCACCCGTGTCTACATACGAGGAG gCTTTGGAATTCTTCCTGAAAGCTGAAGAAG TTGATCCGAACTTCTACAGTAAAAATCTGCTGATGCTGGGGAAGACCTACATGGGCatgaaagacacagagaaagcGCTGCTCTTTCTAACCAAAGCAAAAGAGTACCCTGCTCACACACTGGAGGACAAAGAG GTCCATAGAGAGGCTGTTGACCTCTTGAAGAAACTAGGATGA
- the LOC129110559 gene encoding NEDD4-like E3 ubiquitin-protein ligase WWP1 gives MATASSRAESSHNHRGTSQLHAIVSCAKIKRKKSLFGTAIYVEVTAEGETRRTAKSHSSSSPKWDERLTLNVTPHTQVDFKVWSHHTLKADALLGKATLDLIQALEQHDRKLENVKEVLKLSVEQKGALVPAGELTVYLDGLTVTGQEELAPLTNGNAANGTKVQQNGDAIHENGDSSSSSSRAANSTVNGTDLGPRSGSCSISNGVDGQEPPSSCSPALSYVVNGDSTPNSTPVHQPSDSDTESRTVNGESCDAALGPSPATTGDAMPPADDHQDCNQDAALPDPDTAADSTSQTLPTSTQAPASSSAAKPIDGSAAASSTFASPAPPANAITTSSSSSASPPAIGEADASGAGGGSDSNSAAVTTDGAKPRQQVPNAGASDPLPPGWEQRKDPHGRTYYVDHNTRTTTWERPQPLPPGWERRVDDRGRIYYVDHNTRTTTWQRPTMESVRNFEQWQSQRSQLQGAMHQFNQRYLYSASMMSAENDPLGPLPPGWERRVDSNDRVYFVNHNTKTTQWEDPRTQGLQNEDPLPEGWEIRYTREGVRYFVDHNTRTTTFSDPRTGKSSVTKGPQIAYERSFRWKLAHFRYLCQSNALPSHVKITVSRQTLFEDSFQQIMALKPYDLRRRLYVIFRGEEGLDYGGLAREWFFLLSHEVLNPMYCLFEYAGKSNYCLQINPASAINPDHLSYFCFIGRFIAMALFHGKFIDTGFSLPFYKRMLNKKLILKDLESIDPEFYNSLIWIRDNNIEECGLEMYFSVDMEILGKITSHDLKADGTNVLVTEENKEEYISLMAEWRFSRGVEGQTKAFLDGFNEVVPLQWLQYFDEKELEVMLCGMQEVDLQDWQRNTVYRHYTRNSKQIIWFWQLVKEVDNEVRLRLMQFVTGTCRLPLGGFAELMGSNGPQKFCIEKVGKDTWLPRSHTCFNRLDLPPYKSFEQLKEKLLFAIEETEGFGQE, from the exons ATGGCCACGGCCTCTTCTAGAGCCGAGTCTAGCCATAACCACAGAGGAACATCGCAGCTCCATGCCATTG TTTCCTGTGCCAAAATCAAGAGGAAGAAAAGCCTGTTTGGGACTGCCATCTATGTGGAGGTGACAGCGGAGGGGGAGACGCGGCGCACAGCAAAGTCTCACAGCTCCTCCAGTCCCAAATGGGATGAGAGGCTCACTCT GAATGTAACACCGCACACACAGGTGGACTTCAAAGTATGGAGTCACCACACCCTGAAGGCAGACGCTCTGCTGGGCAAAGCCACGCTGGACCTAATTCAAGCCTTGGAGCAgcatgacagaaaat TGGAGAATGTGAAGGAGGTGCTGAAACTGAGCGTGGAGCAAAAGGGAGCCCTGGTTCCCGCAGGGGAGCTGACTGTCTACCTAGATGGACTGACTGTGACTGGCCAGGAAGAACTGGCACCGCTTACCAACGGCAATGCAGCAAATGGCACCA AAGTCCAACAGAATGGTGATGCCATCCATGAAAATGGAGActcatcatcttcttcctcaAGGGCTGCTAACAG CACAGTGAATGGTACAGACTTGGGCCCAAGGTCAGGTTCCTGTTCGATCTCCAATGGCGTCGACGGACAGGAGCCTCCCAGCTCCTGCAGCCCCGCCCTTAGCTACGTCGTCAATGGAGACTCCACGCCCAACTCCACCCCGGTCCACCAACCCTCAGACAGTGACACAGAGAGTAGGACGG TCAATGGGGAGTCCTGTGATGCTGCTCTTGGGCCATCACCTGCTACAACTGGTGATGCGATGCCCCCTGCAGATGACCACCAGGACTGCAATCAAGATGCTGCCCTGCCAGACCCTGACACAGCAGCAGATAGCACATCTCAAACCCTGCCAACCTCCACACAGGCTCCAGCCTCCTCTTCTGCTGCTAAACCTATTGatggctctgctgctgcttcctccaCATTTGCCTCCCCAGCACCGCCGGCCAATGCCATCACAACCTCCTCATCATCGTCCGCCTCCCCCCCAGCAATTGGAGAAGCCGATGCTTCGGGAGCCGGCGGTGGTAGCGATAGTAACAGTGCAGCTGTAACTACTGATGGGGCCAAGCCCAGGCAGCAGGTCCCCAATGCAGGAGCCTCAGATCCTCTGCCgccagg CTGGGAACAGCGTAAAGACCCTCATGGTAGAACTTATTATGTAGACCACAACACcagaactacgacttgggaaAGACCACAGCCACTACCACCAGG TTGGGAGCGTAGGGTGGATGACCGGGGCAGGATCTATTATGTGGACCACAACACCCGCACTACCACATGGCAGCGTCCCACTATGGAATCGGTCCGCAATTTTGAGCAGTGGCAGAGCCAGCGCAGCCAGCTGCAGGGAGCTATGCACCAGTTTAACCAGCGATACCTCTACTCT GCATCCATGATGTCGGCTGAGAACGATCCTCTCGGCCCGCTACCTCCTGGATGGG AGAGGCGTGTGGACTCCAATGACCGAGTCTACTTTGTCAACCACAACACCAAGACAACGCAGTGGGAAGACCCCCGAACACAAGG tctACAGAATGAGGACCCTCTTCCTGAAGGTTGGGAGATCCGGTACACACGGGAAGGGGTCCGATACTTTGTTGATCACAACACCCGAACCACCACTTTCAGCGACCCTCGCACCGGAAAGTCCTCTGT CACCAAAGGCCCTCAGATTGCATATGAGCGCAGCTTTCGATGGAAGCTGGCCCATTTCCGCTACTTGTGCCag TCCAATGCTCTCCCTAGCCATGTGAAGATCACTGTGTCCAGACAGACGTTGTTTGAAGACTCTTTCCAGCAG ATAATGGCCCTGAAGCCTTACGACTTGAGGAGGAGACTCTATGTTATCTTCAGAGGCGAGGAGGGTCTAGACTATGGTGGATTAGCCCG AGAATGGTTCTTCTTGTTGTCCCATGAAGTGCTGAACCCCATGTACTGTCTGTTTGAGTATGCCGGCAAGAGCAACTACTGTCTGCAGATCAACCCAGCCTCTGCTATCAACCCGGACCACCTCTCCTACTTCTGCTTCATAGGCCGCTTCATTGCAATG GCACTTTTCCACGGCAAGTTTATCGACACAGgcttctctctgcctttctACAAACGCATGCTGAACAAGAAGCTCATACTCAAAGACCTGGAGTCCATCGACCCCGAGTTCTACAACTCACTTATATGGATAAG gGACAACAACATTGAAGAGTGTGGTCTGGAGATGTACTTCTCAGTGGACATGGAGATCCTGGGGAAGATCACTTCTCATGATCTCAAAGCTGATGGCACCAATGTTCTAGTGACTGAGGAGAACAAGGAGGAGTATATCAG TTTGATGGCGGAGTGGAGGTTCTCCCGGGGGGTGGAAGGTCAGACCAAAGCTTTCCTGGACGGCTTCAACGAGGTGGTCCCACTCCAGTGGCTCCAGTACTTTGATGAGAAGGAACTTGAG GTGATGCTCTGTGGCATGCAGGAGGTTGACCTTCAGGACTGGCAGAGGAACACGGTGTACCGCCACTACACAAGAAACAGCAAACAGATCATCTGGTTCTGGCAG CTGGTGAAAGAAGTGGACAACGAAGTGCGACTGCGGCTTATGCAGTTTGTCACAGGAACCTGCAGGCTTCCTCTGGGCGGCTTTGCTGAACTCATGG GAAGTAACGGGCCCCAGAAGTTCTGCATTGAGAAGGTGGGGAAGGACACATGGCTTCCTCGGAGCCACACGTG TTTCAACCGTCTGGACTTGCCTCCTTACAAGAGTTTCGAACAGCTGAAAGAGAAGCTGCTCTTCGCCATCGAGGAAACGGAAGGATTTGGACAAGAATAG